One region of Brachybacterium saurashtrense genomic DNA includes:
- the pknB gene encoding Stk1 family PASTA domain-containing Ser/Thr kinase, whose protein sequence is MSSATSTSPGISLLLDDRYRVEEPIARGGMATVHRGHDQRLDRVVALKIMHPHLAMDEDFRRRFGREARSAARLAHRNVVGVFDQGEDEDRIYLAMELVEGETLRARIVRQQRLTVRESLEITRQVLQALVAAHEAGIVHRDIKPENILLDREDVVKVADFGLARATGSHNSSASAALLGTVAYISPEVVTRGHADERSDLYSLGIVLFEMLTGRQPFRGEQPVHIAFQHVHEDIPAPSSLASGIPRELDSLVTWAAARPVGQRPATAAELLRAVEDLLTSLPRPVLDSRPAEREDTQTADTPRLTTSLDEVAGELDRSPRAFPAERLGESAAADDAPDPDASSPAPSAEPALRSGGGPASDTDPDADSTAEGDGAAERGGDGDQAARRFVELRAPRPRRGRHLPATARRRSRPMALAAALALIAAVALGAWSATDWYLESGPGADRTVPLIAGTPLADAEAALTAADLTVSTEERFDDTVPAGHVIAASPSTGTTVKKGATVEVMISKGEQTFPVPELTGATVDDARTEVEALGLVLVEDDPEHSETVPEGEIISQSAAADALPAGGEVHVVVSQGRQPLTVPDQRGTGGDAARAALEDAGFTVSISQAHSASVPRGAVISQSPASGTLFRGDTVQIVTSLGPEMVTVPDVFRQPEKEAKAALEAAGFSVEIVHDKGDPVFGQVYEQSATAGEELPKGSTITLKVF, encoded by the coding sequence GTGAGCTCGGCGACGTCGACTTCCCCCGGCATCAGCCTGCTCCTCGACGACCGCTATCGGGTCGAGGAGCCGATCGCGCGCGGCGGAATGGCGACCGTGCACCGCGGCCACGACCAGCGCCTGGACCGCGTCGTCGCGCTGAAGATCATGCATCCCCACCTGGCGATGGACGAGGACTTCCGCCGCCGCTTCGGGCGCGAGGCGCGCTCGGCCGCACGGCTCGCGCACCGCAACGTGGTGGGGGTCTTCGACCAGGGTGAGGACGAGGACCGCATCTACCTGGCCATGGAGCTCGTCGAGGGCGAGACGCTGCGCGCCCGCATCGTCCGCCAGCAGCGCCTCACCGTCCGCGAGAGCCTCGAGATCACCCGGCAGGTGCTGCAGGCGCTGGTCGCCGCGCACGAGGCGGGGATCGTGCACCGCGACATCAAGCCCGAGAACATCCTCCTGGACCGCGAGGACGTCGTGAAGGTCGCCGATTTCGGCCTCGCCCGCGCGACCGGGTCCCACAACTCCTCCGCGAGCGCGGCGCTGCTGGGGACCGTCGCCTACATCAGCCCCGAGGTGGTCACCCGCGGGCACGCCGACGAGCGCAGCGACCTCTACTCACTCGGCATCGTCCTGTTCGAGATGCTCACCGGCCGCCAGCCGTTCCGCGGCGAGCAGCCGGTGCACATCGCCTTCCAGCACGTCCACGAGGACATCCCCGCCCCGTCCTCCCTGGCCTCCGGCATCCCGCGGGAGCTGGACTCCCTGGTCACCTGGGCCGCCGCCCGGCCCGTCGGCCAGCGTCCGGCGACGGCGGCCGAGCTGCTGCGCGCGGTCGAGGACCTCCTGACCTCCCTCCCCCGCCCGGTGCTGGACTCCCGTCCCGCGGAGCGCGAGGACACCCAGACCGCGGACACTCCGCGCCTGACGACCTCGCTCGACGAGGTCGCCGGAGAGCTGGACCGCTCCCCGCGCGCCTTCCCCGCCGAGCGGCTCGGCGAGAGCGCCGCGGCCGACGACGCCCCGGACCCCGACGCCTCCTCCCCGGCCCCCTCCGCGGAGCCGGCCCTGCGGAGCGGGGGCGGCCCGGCCTCGGACACGGACCCCGACGCGGACTCCACGGCGGAGGGCGACGGAGCCGCCGAGCGCGGAGGCGACGGAGACCAGGCCGCGCGTCGCTTCGTGGAGCTGCGGGCGCCGCGGCCGCGCCGCGGCCGGCACCTGCCCGCGACGGCCCGGCGCCGCTCCCGTCCCATGGCGCTCGCCGCGGCGCTGGCGCTGATCGCGGCCGTGGCACTGGGCGCCTGGTCCGCGACCGACTGGTACCTCGAGTCGGGCCCCGGGGCAGACCGCACCGTCCCCCTGATCGCCGGCACGCCCCTGGCCGACGCCGAGGCGGCCCTGACCGCCGCGGATCTCACGGTCAGCACCGAGGAGCGGTTCGACGACACGGTCCCCGCCGGGCACGTCATCGCCGCCTCCCCCTCCACCGGGACCACCGTCAAGAAGGGCGCGACCGTGGAGGTGATGATCTCCAAGGGTGAGCAGACCTTCCCGGTCCCCGAGCTCACCGGCGCGACCGTGGACGACGCCCGCACCGAGGTCGAGGCGCTCGGCCTGGTCCTGGTCGAGGACGATCCGGAGCACTCCGAGACCGTGCCCGAGGGCGAGATCATCTCCCAGTCCGCCGCCGCCGACGCGCTGCCGGCGGGCGGCGAGGTGCACGTGGTCGTCTCGCAGGGCCGCCAGCCACTCACGGTCCCCGACCAGCGCGGCACCGGCGGGGACGCGGCGCGCGCCGCCCTGGAGGACGCCGGGTTCACGGTGAGCATCTCCCAGGCGCACTCGGCGAGCGTGCCCCGCGGTGCGGTGATCTCCCAGTCCCCCGCCTCCGGCACGCTGTTCCGCGGCGACACGGTGCAGATCGTCACCTCGCTGGGCCCCGAGATGGTCACCGTGCCGGACGTGTTCCGCCAGCCCGAGAAGGAGGCGAAGGCCGCCCTCGAGGCCGCCGGGTTCTCCGTGGAGATCGTGCACGACAAGGGGGACCCCGTGTTCGGTCAGGTCTACGAGCAGTCCGCCACCGCCGGCGAGGAGCTCCCCAAGGGGTCGACTATCACACTCAAGGTGTTCTGA
- a CDS encoding Rv2175c family DNA-binding protein → MNDLDALIPDWLTLPDVALRLDVEVSRVRRLIEDGQLVAVRRGEPTVRMVPAEMLADDEITPHLAGTLTILRDGGFEDEELLTWLFTEDPTLPGRPIDHLRRGQRGEVRRRALALAL, encoded by the coding sequence GTGAACGACCTCGATGCCCTCATCCCCGACTGGCTCACCCTCCCCGACGTCGCGCTGCGACTGGATGTGGAGGTCTCCCGCGTGCGCCGCCTCATCGAGGACGGCCAGCTGGTGGCGGTGCGCCGCGGCGAGCCGACGGTGCGGATGGTGCCCGCCGAGATGCTCGCCGACGACGAGATCACCCCGCACCTCGCCGGCACGCTCACGATCCTGCGCGACGGGGGCTTCGAGGACGAGGAGCTCCTGACCTGGCTGTTCACCGAGGATCCCACGCTGCCCGGGCGGCCGATCGACCACCTCCGCCGCGGACAGCGCGGCGAGGTGCGCCGGCGCGCGCTCGCCCTCGCCCTCTAG
- a CDS encoding alpha/beta hydrolase — protein MAFSELSRPWRARAHSNPRGGLLLCHGFTGSPQSLRPWAEDHAARGWAVELPLLPGHARTPRDLAATTWQDWYGTVREAAEELADEHGPIAVGGLSMGGALALALAEDPALRGRIAAVVAVNPGMTLPVAARFAELLAPVVPTLPGIGSDIAREGVEEEAYDRMPVRAVAQLRRLFSRTRARLDGVEVPLLLATSRVDHTVPPTDSDIVAAGVRGPVERLSLPRSHHLAPLDHDAPLLCETSARFLDQQVPRRGRPT, from the coding sequence ATGGCGTTCAGCGAACTGTCCCGCCCCTGGCGCGCGCGGGCACACTCTAACCCGCGCGGAGGACTGCTCCTCTGCCACGGGTTCACCGGCTCGCCGCAGTCCCTGCGCCCCTGGGCGGAGGACCATGCCGCCCGCGGCTGGGCGGTGGAGCTGCCCCTGCTGCCCGGCCACGCCCGCACGCCGCGGGACCTCGCGGCCACGACGTGGCAGGACTGGTACGGCACGGTGCGGGAGGCCGCGGAGGAGCTCGCCGACGAGCACGGTCCCATCGCGGTGGGCGGCCTGTCGATGGGCGGCGCGCTCGCCCTCGCGCTCGCGGAGGATCCCGCTCTGCGCGGGCGGATCGCCGCCGTGGTGGCCGTGAACCCGGGGATGACGCTGCCGGTCGCGGCTCGCTTCGCGGAGCTGCTCGCCCCGGTGGTCCCCACGCTTCCGGGGATCGGGTCCGACATCGCCCGCGAGGGGGTGGAGGAGGAGGCCTACGACCGCATGCCCGTGCGTGCGGTGGCGCAGCTGCGCCGGCTGTTCTCCCGCACCCGCGCGCGCCTGGACGGGGTCGAGGTGCCGCTGCTGCTGGCGACCTCCCGGGTCGACCACACCGTCCCGCCCACGGACAGCGACATCGTCGCCGCCGGGGTGCGCGGTCCCGTCGAGCGGCTGTCACTGCCGCGCAGCCACCACCTGGCGCCCTTGGATCACGACGCCCCGCTGCTGTGCGAGACCTCGGCCCGCTTCCTGGACCAGCAGGTGCCGCGCCGTGGGAGACCGACATGA
- a CDS encoding class II 3-deoxy-7-phosphoheptulonate synthase produces MTHFSPDAPARAHAFSLSSAADGLAELGAWREYPRVQQPVWPDEAERGRVFDALRAAPPLVFAGEVDVLRERVAAAARGEAFLLAGGDCAETFADSTADRIRNKIRTILQMSAVLTYGASLPVVKMGRMAGQFAKPRSSDEETRDGLTLPTYRGDAVNEFDFTPESRLPDPTRLWRTYTTSASTLNLLRAFTGGGFADLREVHSWNRGFTAGTGYDRYEELAGQIDKAVRFMEAIGADFDALKVVEFYASHEALLLDYEEALSRIDSRTGEIYGCSGHFLWIGERTRQLDGAHVDFMARLRNPIGVKLGPTATVDDALRLIDRLDPEREPGRLTFITRMGAGKIRDRLPALVEGVRDAGAQVAWVTDPMHGNTITSSNGYKTRRFEDILDEVVGFFEVHQAAGTVPAGLHMELTGDDVTEVLGGAGEIDEEGLTRRYETLVDPRLNHQQSLELAFLVAEMLSRR; encoded by the coding sequence GTGACTCACTTCAGCCCCGACGCCCCCGCACGCGCCCACGCCTTCAGCCTGTCCTCGGCCGCCGACGGCCTGGCGGAGCTCGGCGCGTGGCGCGAGTATCCGCGGGTGCAGCAGCCGGTCTGGCCCGACGAGGCCGAGCGCGGACGCGTCTTCGACGCGCTGCGGGCGGCGCCGCCGCTGGTGTTCGCCGGCGAGGTGGACGTGCTCCGGGAGCGGGTGGCGGCCGCCGCGCGCGGGGAGGCGTTCCTGCTCGCTGGCGGCGACTGCGCCGAGACCTTCGCCGACTCCACCGCGGACCGGATCCGCAACAAGATCCGCACCATCCTGCAGATGTCCGCGGTGCTCACCTACGGCGCCTCGCTGCCGGTGGTGAAGATGGGCCGGATGGCCGGGCAGTTCGCCAAGCCGCGCTCCTCCGACGAGGAAACCCGCGACGGGCTCACCCTGCCCACCTACCGCGGCGACGCGGTCAACGAATTCGACTTCACCCCCGAGTCCCGGCTGCCGGACCCCACGCGGCTGTGGCGCACGTACACCACCAGCGCCTCCACCCTGAACCTGCTGCGGGCCTTCACCGGCGGCGGCTTCGCGGACCTGCGCGAGGTGCACTCCTGGAACCGCGGCTTCACCGCCGGCACCGGGTACGACCGCTACGAGGAGCTGGCCGGCCAGATCGACAAGGCCGTGCGCTTCATGGAGGCCATCGGCGCGGACTTCGACGCGCTGAAGGTGGTGGAGTTCTACGCCTCGCACGAGGCGCTGCTGCTGGACTACGAGGAGGCGCTGTCCCGCATCGACTCGCGCACCGGGGAGATCTACGGCTGCTCCGGCCACTTCCTGTGGATCGGTGAGCGCACCCGGCAGCTCGACGGCGCGCACGTGGACTTCATGGCGCGCCTGCGCAACCCGATCGGGGTGAAGCTCGGGCCCACCGCGACGGTGGACGACGCCCTGCGGCTCATCGACCGGCTGGACCCGGAGCGCGAGCCCGGCCGGCTCACCTTCATCACCCGCATGGGCGCCGGGAAGATCCGCGACCGCCTCCCTGCCCTGGTCGAGGGCGTGCGCGATGCCGGTGCCCAGGTGGCCTGGGTGACCGATCCGATGCACGGCAACACCATCACCTCGTCCAACGGGTACAAGACCCGTCGCTTCGAGGACATCCTCGACGAGGTGGTGGGGTTCTTCGAGGTGCACCAGGCGGCCGGCACCGTGCCCGCCGGGCTGCACATGGAGCTCACCGGCGACGACGTCACCGAGGTGCTGGGCGGCGCCGGGGAGATCGACGAGGAAGGTCTCACCCGCCGCTACGAGACGCTGGTCGATCCGCGGCTGAACCACCAGCAGTCGCTCGAGCTGGCCTTCCTGGTCGCGGAGATGCTCTCGCGCCGCTGA
- a CDS encoding lysophospholipid acyltransferase family protein, whose amino-acid sequence MLYEIAKPVVMGVVRLLWNPTISGTEHIPPQGPVILASNHLAYSDTVFLPGQVRRSVNFLGKSDIFTGRTLHARAAGAVMRGLHVMPVDRSGGSASRGAIDAGLAVLARGEVLGIYPEGTRSPDGRLYRGRTGVARFALASGAPVIPVAMRGAHEAQQGRRYLPRRHPRIHAVLGPAVDVSAVAARCEGADEATLLREVTEAVMEAIQALSGQERVDEYASVVKQRLREESRHGTHGGDDAGAGHRTLGGTS is encoded by the coding sequence GTGCTGTACGAGATCGCCAAGCCCGTCGTTATGGGGGTGGTGCGGCTGCTGTGGAACCCCACCATCAGCGGGACCGAGCACATCCCGCCGCAGGGGCCGGTGATCCTGGCCTCCAACCATCTCGCCTACTCGGACACCGTCTTCCTGCCCGGCCAGGTGCGACGCAGCGTGAACTTCCTGGGGAAGTCGGACATCTTCACGGGCCGCACCCTGCACGCGCGGGCGGCGGGCGCGGTGATGCGCGGACTGCACGTGATGCCCGTGGACCGCAGCGGCGGCAGCGCCTCCCGCGGCGCGATCGACGCCGGACTGGCCGTGCTCGCCCGCGGCGAGGTGCTCGGGATCTATCCCGAGGGGACCCGCAGCCCGGACGGTCGGCTGTACCGCGGGCGCACCGGGGTGGCGCGCTTCGCGCTCGCCAGCGGCGCGCCGGTGATCCCGGTCGCGATGCGCGGAGCGCACGAGGCGCAGCAGGGCCGGCGGTACCTCCCGCGCCGGCACCCGCGCATCCACGCCGTGCTGGGGCCCGCGGTGGACGTGTCCGCGGTGGCGGCGCGGTGCGAGGGCGCCGACGAGGCGACGCTGTTGCGCGAGGTCACCGAGGCGGTGATGGAGGCGATCCAGGCCCTCTCCGGGCAGGAGCGGGTCGACGAGTACGCGAGCGTCGTCAAGCAGAGGCTGCGGGAGGAGAGCCGGCACGGCACCCACGGCGGCGACGACGCCGGCGCCGGGCACCGCACCCTGGGCGGGACGTCGTGA